From the Alloalcanivorax dieselolei B5 genome, one window contains:
- a CDS encoding class I adenylate-forming enzyme family protein, which yields MGDKAPFAVRHEYHFGDRLVRCYAARPANLLASFRRAVSRAPDNECLVCDGQRLTYREANRRMQHIAAQLARRGVAAGDRIALLMANRNEFVLALLGALRLGAIVVPVNIRESKSGLAYILYHCQAKVLIHDDVQGDKVSGRETLPALAFRFAVGGEVAGAEPFEALLKEGAPRLPLPTPQEDDTAILLYTSGTTGRPKGVRLTHLNLLHSLLHFEQSMALGENERSLLVVPASHVTGVVAVILTLFHVGGCVVIQREFDAQRFLALADRERITHTVMVPAMYNLCLLRADFDHYDLSAWRLGGFGGAPMPEATIERLAERLPNLQLVNAYGATETCSPATILPLGEAARHADSVGRVVTCGDIKVMDSNGRERPPGEAGELWIAGPMVTPGYWNNAEADRAEFAGGYWRSGDIGSVDENGYVRVLDRKKDMINRAGYNIYSAELEGLLQGLDGVIECAAVARPDPVLGEKIQLFVVRDDPGISAARLKAYCAEHLADYKIPDFIDFLEEPLPRNANGKVLKARLRLRISETQTASG from the coding sequence ATGGGTGATAAGGCCCCCTTCGCTGTTCGCCATGAGTATCACTTTGGCGATCGCCTGGTGCGTTGCTACGCCGCCAGACCGGCCAACCTGTTGGCCTCCTTTCGTCGCGCCGTGAGTCGGGCGCCGGACAATGAGTGCCTGGTTTGTGATGGCCAGCGGCTGACCTACCGGGAGGCCAACCGGCGCATGCAACATATCGCGGCTCAGTTGGCGCGGCGCGGTGTGGCGGCCGGTGACCGGATCGCCTTGCTGATGGCCAACCGCAACGAGTTCGTGCTGGCGCTGCTGGGGGCGCTGCGGCTCGGTGCCATCGTGGTGCCGGTCAATATCCGCGAATCCAAATCCGGGCTGGCCTATATCCTTTATCACTGCCAGGCCAAGGTGCTGATTCATGACGATGTTCAGGGCGATAAAGTCAGCGGTCGGGAAACCTTGCCGGCGCTGGCGTTCCGCTTCGCGGTGGGTGGCGAGGTCGCCGGCGCCGAACCGTTCGAGGCCCTGCTGAAGGAAGGCGCCCCGCGCCTGCCTCTGCCCACCCCTCAGGAGGATGATACCGCCATCCTGCTGTACACCTCGGGCACCACCGGACGCCCCAAGGGGGTGCGCCTGACCCACCTGAATCTGCTGCACAGCCTGCTGCACTTTGAGCAGTCCATGGCGCTGGGTGAAAACGAGCGCTCGTTGCTGGTGGTGCCGGCAAGTCATGTCACCGGTGTGGTGGCGGTGATTCTGACCCTGTTCCATGTGGGCGGCTGCGTGGTGATTCAGCGGGAATTCGATGCCCAGCGCTTCCTGGCTCTGGCCGATCGGGAGCGGATCACGCACACGGTGATGGTGCCCGCCATGTATAACCTTTGCCTGCTGCGGGCGGACTTTGATCACTATGACCTGTCCGCCTGGCGTCTCGGCGGTTTCGGCGGCGCGCCCATGCCGGAAGCCACCATCGAGCGATTGGCGGAACGGTTGCCGAACCTGCAACTGGTCAACGCCTACGGGGCCACCGAGACCTGTTCACCGGCGACCATCCTGCCGTTGGGTGAGGCCGCCCGGCACGCCGATAGTGTCGGCCGGGTGGTCACCTGCGGTGATATCAAGGTGATGGACTCCAATGGTCGCGAACGGCCACCGGGCGAGGCCGGCGAGTTGTGGATCGCCGGCCCCATGGTGACGCCGGGATATTGGAACAACGCGGAGGCGGACCGTGCCGAATTTGCCGGCGGCTACTGGCGTTCCGGGGACATCGGCTCGGTGGACGAAAACGGTTACGTGCGTGTGCTGGACCGCAAGAAGGACATGATCAACCGTGCCGGCTACAACATTTACAGCGCCGAACTGGAAGGGTTGCTGCAGGGACTCGACGGCGTGATCGAGTGTGCCGCGGTGGCCCGGCCTGATCCGGTGCTGGGAGAGAAAATCCAACTGTTCGTGGTCCGCGACGACCCGGGGATCAGCGCCGCCCGTCTCAAGGCCTACTGCGCCGAACATCTGGCCGATTACAAAATCCCTGATTTCATCGATTTTCTTGAAGAGCCGCTGCCTCGCAACGCCAATGGCAAGGTGTTGAAGGCGCGGTTGCGGCTCCGTATCAGCGAAACTCAAACAGCGTCCGGCTAG